One genomic segment of Sulfitobacter sp. HNIBRBA3233 includes these proteins:
- a CDS encoding DNA-processing protein DprA, with translation MHAELRTREALGPLGPVEEKNAPDVLYTAGDTSLLTEGSRVAIVGSRKATPDGVKRAKAVTRALVEQGIIVVSGLADGIDTVAHRTAIEEGGRTIAVLGTPLSKAYPAKNAGLLEEIKRNHLAISQFPEGYPGKGENFPRRNRTMALICDATIVIEASEKSGTRHQGWEAIRLGRDLYLLENVATDPNLTWPKQLIEYGAQVLRRENLPDILLDIPNYTAGGVRAFEL, from the coding sequence ATGCACGCAGAGCTAAGAACGAGAGAAGCCCTCGGGCCACTTGGTCCAGTTGAAGAGAAGAACGCCCCGGACGTGTTGTACACGGCGGGCGATACCTCGTTGCTGACCGAAGGCTCCCGCGTGGCAATCGTCGGCTCCCGCAAAGCCACGCCGGACGGCGTCAAACGCGCAAAGGCCGTGACGCGGGCGCTTGTAGAGCAAGGCATCATCGTGGTTAGCGGGCTGGCCGATGGCATCGACACGGTGGCGCATCGAACCGCGATTGAAGAGGGCGGGCGCACCATTGCCGTGCTTGGCACTCCCTTGTCAAAGGCCTATCCGGCGAAGAATGCGGGGCTACTCGAAGAGATTAAGCGCAACCACCTAGCGATTTCACAGTTTCCCGAAGGCTATCCGGGCAAGGGCGAAAACTTCCCGCGCCGCAATCGGACGATGGCGCTTATCTGCGATGCGACTATCGTGATCGAGGCAAGCGAAAAGAGTGGGACACGCCACCAGGGTTGGGAAGCCATTCGGCTCGGGCGCGACCTTTACCTCCTTGAGAATGTTGCGACTGACCCGAACCTGACCTGGCCAAAGCAGCTCATCGAATACGGAGCACAGGTTTTGCGCCGTGAGAACCTGCCGGATATCCTGCTCGACATCCCAAATTACACTGCCGGGGGCGTTCGTGCCTTCGAGCTATGA
- a CDS encoding phosphoribosyltransferase has translation MDIIASAVPHLRDAKADNLKPFLGPDVTLVPAPRSAPLPDGALWPAKVICDVLHEHGFGQDVQTYLTRNKAVPRSSNSLAAERPLVPVHLDSIEAERPFFVPDKITIVDDVLTMGRTSFACAELLRAVCPDAEIRIFAMIRTQGLQDDIEKIVDPSTGIIVGYPSGKTHRDP, from the coding sequence GTGGATATCATCGCCTCGGCTGTCCCTCACTTGCGTGACGCCAAAGCTGATAACTTAAAGCCGTTCCTGGGGCCAGACGTGACCTTGGTGCCTGCACCGCGCTCTGCACCCCTGCCGGACGGTGCTCTATGGCCTGCCAAGGTTATCTGCGATGTTCTACACGAGCACGGCTTCGGCCAGGATGTGCAAACCTACCTGACGCGGAACAAGGCCGTGCCGCGTTCTTCGAATTCGCTGGCGGCGGAGAGGCCGCTTGTGCCGGTTCACCTGGATAGCATCGAGGCGGAACGTCCGTTTTTCGTGCCGGACAAAATCACCATTGTGGATGACGTCCTGACGATGGGACGCACAAGCTTCGCCTGCGCTGAACTGCTGCGAGCCGTCTGCCCTGATGCGGAAATCCGCATCTTCGCGATGATACGGACGCAAGGCCTTCAAGATGACATCGAGAAGATAGTGGACCCGTCCACCGGTATCATTGTGGGCTATCCATCCGGCAAGACCCATCGCGACCCATAA
- a CDS encoding HEPN domain-containing protein: MSSASITVQSLFEEPDERWERDDEWSFPKSVAIGWPLPNAPTPQDFRDFSAKYFAAMRAVCTVVSDNKIEDYVAGYPIIFLFRHSVELALKAVIMHQAGNGASGHDLSKLSAKVSGLPAWAHAWIIELHHLDERSTGLRYPDTEVGFFEAGALMSDWLERTEKLHSVLIELSQTHLSKKDFA, from the coding sequence ATGAGCAGTGCAAGCATAACCGTTCAATCCCTCTTCGAGGAACCGGATGAGCGATGGGAACGAGATGACGAGTGGTCATTCCCGAAGTCCGTCGCGATAGGATGGCCGCTGCCAAACGCGCCGACGCCACAGGACTTTCGTGACTTCAGCGCAAAGTATTTTGCAGCGATGCGCGCAGTATGCACCGTTGTGAGCGACAACAAGATCGAAGACTATGTGGCAGGCTACCCGATCATTTTCTTGTTTCGCCATTCCGTTGAACTCGCTCTGAAGGCTGTAATTATGCACCAGGCCGGAAATGGGGCAAGCGGACATGATCTTTCAAAGCTGTCTGCGAAGGTTTCAGGTCTTCCTGCATGGGCACACGCTTGGATTATCGAGCTTCATCATTTGGATGAGCGATCCACAGGCTTGCGTTACCCAGACACAGAAGTCGGATTTTTTGAGGCCGGTGCATTGATGTCGGACTGGTTGGAGCGGACCGAAAAACTTCACTCCGTTCTGATCGAGCTCAGCCAAACACATTTATCGAAGAAAGACTTTGCATGA
- the parA gene encoding ParA family partition ATPase: MIISFLNQKGGVGKTTLSVNVAGCLARQGHRVLLIDADKQGSATTWASLREDAPFQVVSMARANMARDALKLAQDYDHTIIDGPPHAEEIARSCIVASDFVALPIEPSGLSTWASDLTVRQVKEAQEFKPTLKCGFVVSRKIGKTVIGRDIRNMAAEAGLPILESEIEQRVAFAEGMTMGQTIFEWAGESNAARELEHLTKEIERYVEKDVFSGSEAKAAHG, from the coding sequence ATGATAATATCTTTCCTGAACCAAAAAGGCGGAGTCGGCAAAACCACCCTCTCGGTGAACGTGGCGGGCTGCTTGGCACGCCAAGGGCATCGGGTTTTGCTGATAGACGCAGACAAGCAAGGCTCGGCCACCACATGGGCGAGCTTGCGCGAAGATGCGCCCTTCCAGGTCGTGAGCATGGCACGCGCAAACATGGCACGGGACGCACTCAAGCTGGCCCAAGATTACGACCACACAATCATTGACGGGCCACCTCACGCCGAAGAGATAGCCCGGTCCTGTATTGTGGCCTCGGACTTCGTGGCGCTCCCGATTGAGCCCTCGGGGCTTTCGACCTGGGCTTCCGACCTGACGGTGCGCCAAGTGAAAGAAGCGCAAGAATTCAAACCGACCCTCAAATGTGGGTTTGTGGTTTCCCGCAAAATAGGGAAAACCGTAATTGGTCGGGATATCCGCAACATGGCCGCAGAAGCGGGCTTGCCGATTTTGGAAAGCGAAATCGAGCAACGGGTTGCCTTCGCGGAAGGCATGACTATGGGGCAAACGATTTTCGAGTGGGCAGGCGAAAGCAATGCCGCCCGCGAGCTTGAACACCTAACGAAAGAGATTGAGCGGTATGTCGAAAAAGACGTTTTCAGCGGCTCCGAAGCCAAAGCAGCCCACGGATGA
- a CDS encoding replication initiator protein A: protein ASGQGYKLLKDALRRLQGTQIETNIRQGGKEYFRVFGLIESAEIVRETRDGRMQDVEITLSDWVFDAIENNHVLTLNKEYFFLRKPLERRLYELARKHCGSQPKWKCGIELLRDKCGSGSTTKEFRRLLGKIIEDDAAHDHMPDYVMSIEGDNVVFRPKAAEAVVALPFQALRFKKLDTHNEARRLAPGWDVYVLESEWRSWVHDKAIDVKDADKHFLAFCKKRGAYKH from the coding sequence AGGCGTCTGGTCAAGGCTACAAGCTGCTCAAGGACGCGCTCCGGCGTCTGCAAGGGACGCAGATCGAGACGAACATCCGCCAGGGCGGGAAGGAGTATTTCCGGGTCTTCGGCCTCATCGAGTCTGCGGAAATCGTAAGAGAGACGCGCGACGGGCGGATGCAGGATGTCGAGATTACCCTGTCCGACTGGGTGTTCGACGCGATAGAGAACAACCATGTTCTGACGCTGAACAAGGAATATTTCTTCCTGCGTAAGCCCCTCGAACGGCGACTCTATGAGCTGGCCCGAAAGCATTGCGGGTCACAGCCAAAATGGAAATGCGGCATCGAGCTCTTGCGTGACAAGTGTGGGTCGGGTTCGACCACGAAGGAATTCCGGCGACTGCTCGGCAAGATTATCGAGGACGATGCGGCGCACGACCACATGCCCGATTACGTGATGAGCATCGAGGGGGACAACGTCGTCTTTCGTCCCAAGGCGGCTGAGGCGGTCGTCGCCCTACCCTTCCAGGCGTTACGGTTCAAAAAGCTCGACACGCATAACGAGGCACGGCGTCTCGCGCCTGGCTGGGATGTCTACGTGCTCGAAAGCGAGTGGCGCTCGTGGGTTCACGATAAGGCCATCGACGTGAAGGACGCGGACAAGCATTTTCTGGCGTTCTGCAAGAAACGTGGCGCGTACAAACACTAA
- a CDS encoding class I SAM-dependent DNA methyltransferase codes for MNAVEIEEAISTLAQAPFNAEDFPFAFLEAFGRKATEIKRLRSGATNKSDAGGVLQRNNIHIKTCGVGEVNSTLDELRSSPATGKAKAKFILATDGVTLEAEDLSSDVAPIVCDYPDFPEHFGFFLPLAGISTVKQIRESAFDIKATGRLNRLYVELLKDNPEWGTEARRHDMNHFMARLIFCFFAEDTDIFTETDQFTGTIERMSDKDSSNTHEVISMLFKAMNTKRDERAAAGIARWANAFPYVNGGLFSESVDVPRFSKIARSYLLHIGNLDWTKINPDIFGSMIQAVADDEERGALGMHYTSVPNILKVLNPLFLDDLREKLDEAGDNPRKLLNLRNRMARIRVFDPACGSGNFLVIAYKEMRAIEAEINKRRGEADRRTDIPLTNFRGIELRDFPAEIARLALIIAEYQCDVTYRGQKEALAEFLPLDAMNWITCGNALRLDWLSICPPTGTGVKHHADDLFMSPVDQAEIDFENEGGETYICGNPPYYGSRKQEEDQKSDLKDLCGQFIKKWKSLDYVAGWMLKARDYMRHTEAETAFVTTSSMCEGLQVSVLWPHLISAGVEIKFAHRPFSWANLAANNAGVTVVIVGLTNQNRPRKKLYLDDEQVWEIDGLTPYLTPGKTVFVETSPNPISDLPKMVMGSMPRDGGNLIMSSSEAAEFRGSYPDAAHMVRRYLGSEDLIKGLQRSCIWIEDEDVAAANAIPELRDRFERVRDMRSKSTLKSTRDYAEYPYRFVYLAGKATKQTLAIGAVSSELRGFLPCDLFSPEVVVNNAAFAIYDSPMWCLSMAASKLHFVWSIAVCGKLETRIRYSNTLGWNTFPVPKLTEKNKEDLTRCAEDILLARESHFPATIADLYDPDKMPADLRAAHDRNDETLERIYIGRRFRNDTERLEKLFELYTRMTKKGAA; via the coding sequence ATGAACGCAGTTGAAATCGAAGAAGCCATTTCTACGCTCGCACAAGCGCCCTTTAACGCGGAAGATTTTCCCTTCGCCTTCCTTGAAGCATTCGGGCGCAAAGCAACGGAGATCAAGCGGCTGCGGTCAGGCGCGACGAACAAGTCCGATGCCGGCGGCGTTCTTCAGCGAAACAACATTCATATCAAGACCTGCGGGGTAGGCGAGGTCAATTCCACCCTGGACGAGCTCCGCTCCAGCCCTGCTACCGGCAAAGCCAAAGCGAAGTTCATCCTCGCCACCGATGGCGTCACGCTCGAAGCTGAAGACCTGTCATCGGATGTGGCCCCAATCGTTTGCGATTATCCGGATTTCCCCGAGCATTTCGGCTTTTTCTTGCCCTTGGCCGGGATCAGCACGGTCAAACAAATCCGCGAGAGCGCCTTCGACATCAAGGCGACTGGACGCCTGAATCGCCTGTATGTTGAGCTCCTGAAGGACAATCCCGAATGGGGAACGGAAGCCCGCCGCCACGATATGAATCATTTCATGGCGCGGCTGATCTTCTGCTTCTTCGCCGAAGATACTGATATTTTTACCGAGACCGATCAGTTCACCGGCACGATCGAGCGCATGAGCGACAAGGACAGCTCGAACACCCACGAGGTGATCAGCATGCTGTTCAAGGCGATGAACACCAAACGGGATGAGCGCGCTGCGGCAGGCATCGCCCGTTGGGCAAATGCTTTTCCCTACGTGAACGGCGGGCTGTTTTCCGAAAGCGTAGACGTGCCGCGCTTTTCCAAGATCGCCCGCTCGTACTTGCTCCACATCGGCAATCTCGACTGGACCAAGATCAACCCTGACATTTTCGGCTCGATGATCCAGGCCGTCGCCGATGACGAGGAACGCGGCGCTTTGGGGATGCACTATACATCCGTGCCGAACATCCTGAAGGTGCTCAATCCGCTCTTCCTCGATGACCTGCGCGAAAAGCTGGACGAGGCGGGAGACAACCCCCGCAAGCTTCTCAACCTGCGCAATCGGATGGCGCGGATCAGGGTTTTCGACCCCGCCTGCGGATCGGGGAACTTCCTGGTCATCGCCTACAAGGAGATGCGGGCGATTGAGGCCGAGATCAACAAACGGCGTGGCGAAGCCGACCGGCGCACCGACATCCCGCTGACCAATTTTCGCGGAATCGAACTGCGCGACTTCCCTGCCGAGATCGCACGGCTGGCGCTGATCATCGCCGAGTATCAGTGCGACGTGACCTATCGTGGCCAGAAGGAGGCGCTTGCCGAGTTTCTGCCGCTCGACGCCATGAACTGGATCACCTGCGGCAACGCCCTGCGGCTCGACTGGCTGAGCATCTGCCCGCCCACGGGAACGGGCGTGAAGCACCATGCCGATGACTTGTTCATGTCACCCGTCGATCAGGCCGAGATCGACTTCGAGAACGAAGGCGGCGAGACCTACATCTGCGGAAACCCGCCTTACTATGGAAGCAGGAAACAAGAAGAAGATCAGAAATCCGACTTAAAGGATTTGTGTGGGCAATTCATCAAGAAATGGAAGTCACTTGATTATGTCGCGGGTTGGATGCTGAAGGCGCGTGACTACATGCGCCATACAGAAGCAGAAACCGCCTTCGTTACCACAAGTTCAATGTGTGAAGGGTTGCAAGTCTCTGTTCTTTGGCCGCATCTGATAAGTGCCGGAGTTGAAATCAAATTCGCTCACCGCCCATTTTCATGGGCAAACCTAGCAGCAAATAATGCAGGTGTAACCGTTGTAATCGTTGGTTTGACCAATCAAAACCGACCGCGCAAGAAACTCTACTTGGATGATGAGCAGGTGTGGGAGATTGATGGCCTCACGCCTTATCTCACCCCTGGAAAAACGGTTTTTGTTGAAACCTCTCCCAACCCAATTTCAGATCTCCCAAAGATGGTAATGGGCAGTATGCCTAGGGATGGTGGTAATCTGATTATGTCATCCAGCGAGGCAGCAGAATTTAGAGGATCATATCCAGATGCAGCTCACATGGTGCGGCGTTACCTGGGGTCGGAAGACCTAATCAAAGGATTGCAGCGAAGCTGTATCTGGATTGAGGACGAGGATGTTGCTGCGGCAAATGCAATACCGGAGCTGAGGGATCGCTTTGAACGGGTTCGCGATATGCGGTCGAAGAGCACACTTAAATCGACCAGAGACTATGCCGAGTACCCTTACAGATTTGTATACTTGGCCGGAAAAGCGACCAAGCAAACGCTCGCCATAGGAGCTGTGTCCTCTGAGTTGAGAGGCTTTCTGCCATGTGATTTGTTTTCACCGGAAGTTGTTGTGAATAACGCTGCATTTGCTATCTACGATAGCCCGATGTGGTGCCTTTCAATGGCTGCATCGAAGCTGCACTTTGTTTGGTCTATCGCGGTGTGCGGGAAGCTCGAAACCCGTATCCGCTATTCCAACACTCTCGGCTGGAACACATTCCCCGTCCCAAAACTAACCGAGAAGAACAAGGAAGACCTGACCCGCTGCGCCGAGGACATCCTTCTGGCGCGCGAGTCGCATTTCCCCGCGACCATCGCCGATCTTTACGACCCTGATAAAATGCCCGCCGACCTGCGTGCCGCCCATGACCGCAACGACGAAACCTTGGAGCGCATCTACATCGGTCGCCGCTTCCGCAACGACACCGAACGCCTCGAAAAGCTCTTCGAGCTCTACACCCGCATGACCAAGAAGGGGGCGGCATGA